Proteins from a single region of Chryseobacterium sp. T16E-39:
- the glyA gene encoding serine hydroxymethyltransferase, giving the protein MDIIFDLIEKEKQRQTHGLELIASENFVSDNVMKAMGSVLTNKYAEGYPGKRYYGGCEVVDEVETLAINRAKELFGVDYVNVQPHSGSQANAAIYLAVLKPGDKIMGMDLSMGGHLTHGSAVNFSGIQYNVVSYGVQQETGLIDYDQMREVALRERPKMLIAGFSAYSRDLDYAKFREVADEVGATLWADIAHPAGLVAKGLLNSPFEHCHVVTTTTHKTLRGPRGGMIMMGKDFENTYGHKTPKGEIKMMSQVLDGAVFPGIQGGPLEHVIAGKAIAFGEALDVQFETYAKQVKSNAQALAKAMISRGFDIVSGGTDNHLMLVDLRNKGVNGKETEKALVLADITCNKNMVPFDDKSPFTTSGIRLGTAAITTRGLKENDMETISELISEVVDNIKNEEVLTSVRKKVNELMEGKALFNY; this is encoded by the coding sequence ATGGATATTATTTTCGACCTGATTGAAAAGGAAAAACAAAGACAAACCCATGGATTAGAGCTGATCGCATCAGAAAATTTTGTTTCTGATAATGTAATGAAAGCGATGGGTAGTGTACTGACTAACAAATATGCAGAAGGATACCCTGGTAAAAGGTACTATGGTGGATGTGAAGTAGTAGATGAGGTCGAAACTTTAGCAATAAACAGAGCGAAGGAGCTTTTTGGAGTTGATTATGTAAATGTTCAGCCTCATTCCGGGTCTCAGGCCAATGCTGCCATTTATCTTGCAGTTTTGAAACCAGGAGATAAGATTATGGGAATGGATCTTTCAATGGGAGGACATTTAACTCATGGTTCTGCAGTTAACTTTTCAGGAATTCAATATAATGTTGTTTCTTATGGGGTACAGCAGGAAACTGGTTTGATCGACTATGATCAAATGAGAGAGGTGGCTTTAAGAGAAAGACCAAAGATGCTTATCGCAGGTTTTTCAGCTTATTCAAGAGATTTAGATTATGCGAAATTCAGAGAAGTGGCAGACGAAGTCGGAGCTACGTTGTGGGCAGATATTGCACACCCGGCAGGTTTGGTGGCGAAGGGATTATTGAATTCTCCGTTTGAACATTGCCACGTAGTAACTACAACTACTCATAAAACATTAAGAGGTCCTAGAGGAGGTATGATTATGATGGGGAAAGACTTCGAAAATACGTATGGTCACAAAACACCAAAAGGAGAAATTAAGATGATGAGTCAGGTTCTTGATGGAGCTGTTTTTCCGGGAATTCAGGGTGGACCACTAGAACACGTTATCGCAGGTAAAGCAATTGCTTTCGGTGAAGCTTTGGATGTTCAATTTGAAACGTATGCTAAGCAGGTTAAATCTAATGCTCAGGCATTAGCAAAAGCAATGATCAGTAGAGGTTTTGATATTGTGAGTGGAGGAACGGATAATCATTTGATGCTTGTAGATCTTAGAAATAAGGGAGTAAATGGAAAGGAAACTGAGAAAGCATTGGTATTAGCTGATATCACCTGTAACAAAAATATGGTTCCTTTTGATGATAAATCACCTTTTACAACATCAGGGATTAGACTGGGAACTGCAGCGATCACTACAAGAGGGTTGAAGGAGAATGATATGGAAACTATTTCAGAATTAATCTCTGAGGTTGTTGATAATATCAAAAATGAAGAAGTTCTTACCTCAGTAAGAAAAAAGGTAAATGAACTAATGGAAGGGAAGGCTTTATTTAACTACTAG
- a CDS encoding NAD(P)/FAD-dependent oxidoreductase: MEGNHFDIIIIGGSYAGLSAAMALGRSLRNVLIIDNGKPCNEQTPHSHNFLTQDGKTPKEISEIAKAQVRNYHSVEFYDDTAVKVMNIQDSFEVTTKSGQAFRGKKLIVAAGIFDMKPGIPGFSECWGISVLHCPYCHGYEVKYEKTGIIGNGDFAFEFSKMISHWTKDLTLFTNGKSDLDEGQRRKLQENNIQVNENEIESLEHINGKVEAIVFKNGSRSQVKAIYSKVPFVQNLNILEDLGIELAESGHIKTDAFYKTNIYGVYACGDSSSMMRSVANAVGSGNTAGAMVNKELIEEEF, from the coding sequence ATGGAAGGAAATCATTTTGATATCATAATAATTGGAGGGAGTTATGCCGGGCTTTCAGCAGCAATGGCTTTAGGAAGATCTTTAAGAAATGTTTTGATTATAGATAACGGTAAACCTTGTAACGAACAAACTCCTCATTCACATAACTTTCTCACGCAGGATGGTAAAACTCCGAAAGAGATCAGTGAAATAGCTAAAGCACAAGTTAGGAACTATCATTCTGTAGAGTTTTATGATGATACTGCAGTAAAAGTGATGAACATCCAGGATAGCTTTGAAGTTACAACAAAATCCGGGCAAGCATTCAGAGGTAAAAAACTGATCGTTGCTGCAGGAATTTTTGATATGAAACCAGGTATTCCAGGGTTTAGTGAATGTTGGGGGATTTCTGTTCTGCATTGTCCCTACTGCCATGGATATGAAGTTAAGTATGAAAAAACCGGAATTATCGGAAATGGAGATTTTGCTTTTGAATTTTCAAAAATGATTTCCCACTGGACAAAAGATCTCACCTTATTTACCAATGGAAAGTCAGATCTGGATGAAGGTCAGAGAAGAAAATTGCAGGAAAATAATATTCAGGTCAATGAAAACGAAATTGAAAGCCTGGAGCATATTAATGGAAAAGTGGAGGCTATAGTTTTTAAAAATGGAAGCAGGTCACAAGTAAAAGCTATTTATTCAAAAGTTCCTTTTGTACAAAACCTAAATATTTTAGAAGATTTAGGAATTGAACTGGCTGAGTCTGGCCATATTAAAACGGATGCTTTTTATAAAACAAATATCTACGGTGTTTATGCCTGTGGAGATAGTTCTTCAATGATGCGTTCAGTTGCTAATGCTGTCGGGTCGGGAAATACCGCGGGAGCTATGGTAAATAAAGAGCTTATTGAAGAAGAATTTTAA
- a CDS encoding glycosyltransferase family 39 protein, translating to MKKNTLILLLFIIVKFILQYSLISPEYELQRDEYLHIDQGSHLAWGYLSVPPFSSWFAWLIQILGGSVFWVKFFPALFGALTMLVVWKIIEELKGGLFAQVLASLGLLFSVLLRLNMLFQPNSSEVLLWTLFFYNLIKYLNTEKVKWLYFAGVVFGLGVLNKYNIAFLALGFIPALLLTKQREIFSNKHTYWAGLITLVIVFPNLLWQYHNNFPVIHHMKLLSENQLVNVNRFDFFKSQLLFFIGVTFVIIFGFYALLFYKPFEKFRFFFWGYVISITLFVFFKAKDYYAIGLYPVYVAFGAVYLDYILKDGWKRFLKPICILHPIILFIPMYRISFPNKSPEFIVNNPERYKKFGLLRWEDGKDHSLPQDFADMQGWKELAQKVDKEYSKLSKTGKTLVLCDNYGQAGAINYYSKMGIKAVSFNADYINWFDLKDKYFNLIRIKDNDNDDELKETGPYFEVSKKADSITNPFAREKGTLIFSFSQAKVDVRGKIRKEIDDVKSEF from the coding sequence ATGAAAAAAAATACCCTGATATTGCTTCTTTTTATTATCGTAAAATTTATTCTTCAATATTCACTGATCAGTCCTGAATATGAATTACAGCGGGATGAGTACTTACATATTGATCAGGGAAGTCATCTTGCGTGGGGGTATTTGTCGGTTCCTCCTTTTAGTTCCTGGTTTGCGTGGTTGATTCAAATACTGGGAGGGTCTGTATTCTGGGTTAAATTTTTTCCGGCTTTATTCGGGGCATTAACTATGCTTGTGGTCTGGAAAATCATTGAAGAATTGAAAGGAGGATTGTTTGCTCAGGTTTTAGCTTCTCTGGGGTTGCTGTTTTCTGTGCTTTTACGGTTAAATATGCTTTTTCAACCAAACTCCTCAGAAGTACTTTTATGGACTTTGTTTTTTTATAATTTAATTAAATATCTGAATACAGAAAAAGTAAAATGGCTTTATTTCGCAGGTGTGGTTTTTGGGTTAGGTGTTTTAAATAAATATAATATTGCTTTTCTGGCATTGGGTTTTATTCCTGCACTTTTGTTAACAAAACAAAGGGAAATTTTTAGTAACAAACATACATATTGGGCTGGCCTCATCACTTTAGTTATTGTTTTCCCTAATCTTTTATGGCAATATCATAATAATTTTCCGGTTATTCATCATATGAAACTGCTGTCTGAAAACCAATTGGTGAATGTAAACAGATTTGATTTTTTTAAGTCTCAGCTATTGTTTTTTATAGGTGTTACTTTTGTTATAATATTTGGTTTTTACGCTTTGTTATTTTACAAACCATTTGAGAAGTTCAGGTTTTTCTTTTGGGGATATGTAATTTCAATAACGCTGTTCGTATTTTTTAAAGCCAAAGATTATTATGCGATAGGTCTTTACCCTGTTTATGTTGCCTTTGGAGCGGTCTACCTGGATTACATTTTGAAAGACGGATGGAAGCGGTTTCTCAAGCCCATCTGTATCCTGCATCCTATAATCTTATTTATCCCGATGTATCGCATTTCATTTCCTAATAAAAGTCCTGAGTTTATTGTGAACAATCCGGAGCGATATAAAAAATTTGGATTGTTGCGTTGGGAGGATGGAAAAGATCACTCTTTGCCTCAGGATTTTGCAGATATGCAAGGATGGAAAGAATTGGCTCAAAAAGTAGATAAAGAATATTCCAAATTATCGAAGACAGGAAAAACATTAGTTCTATGTGATAATTATGGTCAGGCTGGAGCTATTAATTATTATTCCAAGATGGGAATAAAGGCAGTCTCATTCAATGCTGATTATATCAATTGGTTTGATCTTAAGGACAAATATTTTAACTTAATAAGAATAAAGGACAATGATAATGATGATGAATTAAAAGAGACAGGTCCTTATTTTGAGGTTTCAAAAAAGGCTGATTCTATTACCAATCCTTTTGCAAGAGAAAAAGGTACGCTTATTTTTAGTTTCAGCCAGGCAAAAGTAGATGTTAGAGGGAAAATAAGGAAGGAAATTGATGATGTTAAAAGTGAATTTTAA
- a CDS encoding efflux RND transporter periplasmic adaptor subunit has product MKKKFTLKKAIYILLGLLFVVALFSGIGYLIKSNSKESEAFLTRKPTIQNMDDKVMATGKIIPKEEIEIKPNIAGIIDKILVDEGDKVVAGQLVATVRIIPKIDDVNNAQQEVQNSQLQISNAKLNVDNMQKQFDMQQKLYSQGVISKQDYLNSQQQLYSQQQTLKNANQQLQTAQKRLQIVKTGVTPELQGFATTQIRSKAAGTVLDVPVKVGSQVIEANSFNAGTTICSIADLNSLIFQGEIDEAQAGKLKQGMPMNIVIGALQNKTFPGKLTMIAPKGKDNLGTIKFPVEGDVSNPSNEYIRAGFSANGEIVLNSQKNALLLDESLVQYEKSNGKDKPFVEVKQKDGKFKKVYVKLGASDGINVQVLSGIDKNSEVKVWNPSDKDKEELKEKQK; this is encoded by the coding sequence ATGAAAAAGAAATTCACTTTGAAAAAAGCCATTTATATATTGTTGGGGCTTTTATTTGTAGTGGCATTATTCTCAGGAATTGGTTATCTTATAAAATCTAATTCAAAAGAGAGTGAGGCGTTCCTTACGCGAAAACCAACGATCCAGAATATGGATGATAAAGTAATGGCGACAGGAAAAATTATCCCAAAAGAAGAAATAGAAATCAAACCCAATATTGCGGGTATCATTGATAAAATTTTAGTAGATGAAGGTGATAAAGTGGTAGCAGGACAGCTAGTGGCGACGGTAAGGATTATTCCTAAAATTGATGACGTAAATAATGCGCAGCAAGAGGTTCAGAACTCTCAGCTTCAGATTAGTAATGCTAAATTGAATGTAGACAATATGCAGAAGCAATTTGATATGCAGCAGAAGCTTTATAGCCAGGGAGTGATCTCTAAACAGGATTATTTAAATTCTCAACAGCAATTGTATTCTCAGCAACAGACCCTTAAGAATGCTAATCAGCAGTTGCAGACCGCTCAGAAAAGATTACAGATCGTAAAAACCGGAGTAACACCGGAGCTTCAAGGATTTGCTACAACACAGATCCGTTCTAAAGCAGCGGGAACTGTACTTGACGTTCCTGTAAAAGTAGGAAGTCAGGTAATTGAGGCTAACTCTTTTAATGCAGGAACAACAATTTGTTCTATTGCAGATCTTAATTCACTGATCTTCCAGGGAGAAATTGATGAAGCTCAGGCAGGAAAGTTGAAACAGGGAATGCCAATGAATATCGTAATTGGGGCTCTTCAGAATAAAACGTTCCCTGGAAAATTAACGATGATTGCTCCTAAAGGAAAAGATAATTTAGGAACTATTAAATTCCCGGTGGAAGGTGATGTTAGCAATCCTAGCAATGAATACATCAGAGCTGGATTCTCAGCAAACGGAGAGATTGTATTAAATTCTCAAAAAAATGCTTTGCTATTGGATGAATCACTCGTTCAATATGAAAAGAGTAATGGAAAAGATAAGCCTTTTGTTGAAGTGAAACAGAAAGATGGAAAGTTCAAGAAAGTATATGTGAAGTTAGGTGCTAGTGATGGGATCAATGTACAAGTGCTTTCAGGGATTGATAAAAATTCTGAAGTGAAAGTTTGGAACCCTTCTGATAAAGACAAGGAAGAACTTAAAGAAAAACAAAAATAA
- a CDS encoding ABC transporter permease has translation MNIIFKKDTWQEIYYSLRNNKLRTFLTMIGVGWGMFLYVSLLGAAKGMENGFDKLFSGFATNSIFLWAQKTSIPYEGFPKGREMKLHLPDMEMLKRKVPEIDYISPQNARGSFTGTPGESMSRNGKSATYSLSGDYPVGNKISEKKLIFGRYINDADLSGNKSVAVIGEEVYKNFFDSKKKENPIGKSINVKGLFFNIIGVFRVKKGGGFENDRTVFIPLSTYTKMYNAGDNIDMFAIVGRPEADLKVVEEKVKQVLKIKNKVSPEDTNAFGSFNLGKEFGKLTGFLTGMQLLTIIVGTLTILAGVIAISNILLITVKERTKEIGIRRALGAKPSEVRNQILLESVVITLSSGLLGFMSGIFVLMILNMATQNQDAFPFYNPTVNYGNVFAAMAVMVVLGLIIGMIPAQRAVKIRPIEALRSE, from the coding sequence ATGAACATCATATTTAAAAAGGATACCTGGCAGGAAATTTATTATTCACTGAGAAATAATAAACTACGGACATTCCTTACCATGATCGGAGTGGGTTGGGGTATGTTTTTGTACGTAAGCTTGCTTGGAGCGGCAAAAGGGATGGAGAATGGTTTTGATAAATTATTCTCGGGCTTTGCAACAAACTCCATTTTTCTTTGGGCTCAGAAAACTTCCATTCCTTATGAAGGTTTTCCAAAAGGTAGAGAGATGAAACTGCACTTGCCTGATATGGAAATGCTGAAAAGGAAAGTGCCGGAAATAGATTATATATCGCCACAAAATGCAAGAGGAAGTTTTACAGGAACACCTGGAGAATCAATGTCTAGAAATGGTAAAAGTGCTACCTATTCACTTTCCGGAGATTATCCTGTAGGAAATAAAATTTCGGAGAAAAAACTGATTTTCGGACGTTACATCAATGATGCCGATCTGTCAGGAAATAAAAGTGTTGCGGTGATTGGAGAGGAAGTCTATAAAAACTTTTTTGATTCTAAAAAGAAAGAAAACCCAATTGGGAAATCAATCAATGTAAAAGGGTTGTTTTTTAATATCATTGGTGTTTTCAGAGTAAAAAAGGGAGGTGGTTTTGAAAATGACAGGACTGTATTTATTCCACTTTCTACCTATACAAAAATGTATAATGCCGGCGACAATATTGATATGTTTGCTATCGTTGGCAGACCTGAAGCAGATCTGAAAGTTGTAGAAGAAAAAGTAAAACAAGTATTAAAAATTAAAAATAAAGTTTCACCAGAAGATACCAATGCCTTCGGAAGTTTTAATCTTGGAAAAGAATTTGGCAAATTAACAGGATTCCTTACAGGGATGCAGCTTTTAACAATTATCGTAGGAACATTAACGATCCTTGCCGGAGTTATTGCGATCTCAAATATTTTATTGATTACCGTAAAAGAAAGAACAAAAGAAATCGGGATCAGAAGAGCCTTAGGAGCGAAGCCTTCGGAAGTAAGAAATCAGATTCTGTTGGAAAGTGTTGTGATCACATTATCTTCCGGGTTGTTAGGATTTATGTCGGGAATATTTGTGCTCATGATCCTCAATATGGCTACTCAGAATCAGGATGCTTTTCCATTCTATAATCCAACGGTCAATTACGGAAATGTATTCGCAGCGATGGCTGTGATGGTGGTGCTTGGATTGATTATTGGAATGATCCCTGCTCAGAGAGCCGTAAAAATCAGACCTATTGAAGCATTGAGATCAGAATAA
- a CDS encoding ABC transporter permease encodes MFDLDRWQEIFSSIRSNVLRTVLSGFTVALGLFIFIVLFGIGKGLQNAFTEGFARDAQNLISIFTGKTTLAYKGLQSDRTVTMNNDDYNFLVNEDKEKVGHASPRYEANLLVKYGKESGTYQVHGTDSEEKFIENRKVLEGRYLNAGDLDRKQNVAVIGRMVQRDLIKNGSPIGKDLNINGTMFKVVGVFSDDGGDWDERHISIPITTLQQMKKGSDTVNTVYIAYSENLNPQQAIKYGNELKDRLKARKNVSPDDENGVRVWNNAENMNDTFTFIAVITGIVGFIGLGTLIAGIIGISNIMVYIVKERTQEIGVRKAIGAKPKSIVALIVQESVVITVVSGFVGVGLGILTLNLIGNKLEEFFIKNPSVGGVEVFMAFLALVFSGLIAGFVPAYRASKIKPIEALRSE; translated from the coding sequence ATGTTTGACCTGGATCGTTGGCAGGAAATATTCAGCTCTATTCGCAGTAATGTATTGCGGACAGTACTTTCCGGATTTACTGTAGCACTGGGGCTATTTATCTTTATCGTTCTTTTTGGAATAGGTAAAGGTCTTCAAAACGCTTTTACAGAGGGTTTTGCAAGAGATGCCCAAAATCTGATTTCCATTTTTACAGGGAAAACTACACTTGCTTATAAAGGATTACAGTCTGATCGTACCGTTACAATGAATAATGATGACTACAATTTCCTTGTTAATGAAGATAAAGAAAAAGTGGGCCACGCATCACCAAGATATGAGGCTAACTTATTGGTAAAGTATGGAAAGGAAAGTGGGACCTATCAGGTACATGGAACCGATTCTGAAGAAAAATTTATAGAAAACCGAAAAGTTCTTGAAGGCCGGTACCTGAATGCCGGTGATCTCGATAGAAAACAAAATGTTGCTGTTATAGGAAGGATGGTACAACGGGATTTAATTAAGAATGGAAGTCCTATAGGAAAAGACCTTAATATTAATGGAACTATGTTTAAGGTAGTTGGGGTATTTTCTGATGATGGAGGAGACTGGGATGAGCGGCATATTAGTATCCCTATCACAACTTTACAGCAAATGAAAAAAGGCTCTGATACCGTAAATACAGTCTATATTGCTTATAGCGAAAACCTTAATCCACAGCAGGCAATAAAGTATGGTAATGAGCTTAAAGATAGATTGAAAGCCCGGAAAAATGTTTCTCCGGATGATGAAAATGGAGTCCGTGTTTGGAATAATGCTGAAAATATGAATGATACATTTACATTCATAGCAGTAATCACAGGAATCGTAGGATTTATTGGTTTGGGAACCCTGATTGCCGGTATTATTGGAATCAGTAATATTATGGTGTATATCGTTAAGGAAAGAACACAGGAAATAGGGGTGAGAAAAGCCATTGGAGCAAAACCAAAAAGTATTGTAGCATTAATTGTTCAGGAAAGTGTTGTTATTACCGTGGTTTCAGGGTTTGTAGGGGTAGGACTTGGTATATTGACTCTTAATCTGATAGGAAATAAGCTTGAAGAATTTTTTATTAAAAATCCTAGTGTAGGAGGAGTAGAAGTCTTTATGGCATTTTTAGCCTTGGTTTTTTCAGGACTTATCGCTGGTTTCGTTCCGGCTTATAGAGCATCAAAAATTAAACCTATCGAGGCATTGCGATCAGAATAG
- a CDS encoding ABC transporter ATP-binding protein, giving the protein MLVIQDLNKSYDTGKSKLHVLKGINLNISEGEFVSIMGSSGSGKSTLLNIIGILDEKDSGTYELDGVPIEHLSEVKAAEYRSKFLGFIFQSFNLIGYKTALDNVALPLYYQNVARKERNQIAMEYLEKVGLAQWATHLPNELSGGQKQRVAIARALITNPKVVLADEPTGALDSKTTHDIMKLLQDINNEGKTIIVVTHEPDVAAQTKRNVILKDGIIESDEFIKQIVL; this is encoded by the coding sequence ATGTTAGTAATTCAGGATTTAAACAAATCATACGATACCGGGAAAAGTAAACTGCACGTTCTCAAAGGAATTAATCTGAATATTTCTGAAGGCGAGTTTGTTTCCATTATGGGAAGTTCGGGTTCAGGAAAATCTACACTCCTTAATATTATAGGTATTCTGGACGAAAAGGATTCGGGTACTTATGAGCTGGATGGTGTTCCAATCGAACATTTATCAGAGGTGAAGGCTGCTGAATACAGAAGTAAATTTCTGGGATTTATTTTCCAGTCTTTTAATTTGATCGGATATAAAACAGCTTTAGATAATGTAGCTCTTCCTTTGTATTATCAAAATGTAGCCAGAAAAGAACGTAACCAGATCGCAATGGAATATTTAGAGAAAGTAGGCCTTGCTCAATGGGCTACGCATCTCCCAAATGAACTTTCAGGTGGACAAAAACAAAGGGTAGCGATTGCAAGGGCTTTGATTACCAATCCTAAAGTTGTGCTGGCCGATGAACCTACCGGAGCTTTGGATTCAAAAACAACTCATGATATTATGAAATTGCTTCAGGATATTAATAATGAAGGAAAGACAATTATTGTGGTTACCCATGAGCCGGATGTTGCAGCACAAACTAAAAGAAATGTTATTCTGAAAGATGGGATTATTGAAAGCGATGAATTTATAAAACAGATTGTTTTGTAA
- a CDS encoding ribonucleotide-diphosphate reductase subunit beta, whose translation MGIFDKRVSYKPFEYPEVLQFVEAINKSFWVHSEVDFTADIQDFHSQLEPHEKNAVKNALLAIAQIEVSVKTFWGNLYNHMPKPELNGLGATFAECEFRHSEAYSRLLEVLGYNEEFSNVIEVPAVKKRIDFLSNVLKHANSSTPKEYVSSLLLFSILIENVSLFSQFAIILSFTRFKGYMKNVSNIIAWTSVDEQIHANAGIYLINKIREEQPELLTDSDIEDIYTLVDQSVELEGEILDWIFELGEISVFSKEDLLNFMKYRVDDSLKKINMETRYNISPEQYRPMKWFEEEVFANSMDDFFAKRPVDYTKHDKSITANDLF comes from the coding sequence ATGGGAATTTTTGATAAGAGAGTAAGTTACAAGCCATTTGAATACCCTGAGGTTCTTCAATTTGTAGAAGCGATTAATAAATCGTTCTGGGTACATTCAGAAGTGGATTTTACTGCAGACATTCAGGATTTTCATTCGCAGTTAGAACCGCATGAAAAAAATGCTGTGAAAAATGCCTTATTAGCTATTGCACAGATTGAGGTGTCTGTAAAGACATTCTGGGGAAACCTATATAATCATATGCCAAAACCTGAACTTAATGGTTTGGGAGCAACTTTTGCAGAATGTGAATTTCGCCATTCAGAAGCGTATTCCCGTTTATTAGAGGTACTAGGATATAATGAAGAATTTAGTAATGTAATAGAAGTTCCGGCTGTGAAAAAGAGAATTGACTTTTTGTCAAACGTTCTTAAGCATGCTAATTCTTCTACACCAAAGGAATATGTTTCTTCATTATTATTATTCAGTATCCTTATTGAGAACGTATCTCTTTTCTCACAATTTGCGATCATCCTTTCTTTCACCAGATTTAAAGGATATATGAAAAACGTTTCTAATATTATTGCCTGGACTTCTGTGGATGAGCAAATCCATGCTAATGCAGGAATTTATTTAATCAATAAAATTCGTGAAGAACAACCTGAGTTATTAACTGATTCTGATATTGAAGATATCTACACGCTAGTGGATCAATCTGTAGAATTAGAAGGCGAAATCTTAGATTGGATATTCGAATTAGGAGAAATAAGCGTGTTCTCAAAAGAAGATTTATTAAACTTCATGAAATACCGTGTTGATGACAGTTTAAAGAAAATCAATATGGAAACGCGTTACAACATTTCTCCGGAACAATACCGTCCAATGAAATGGTTTGAAGAAGAAGTGTTTGCTAACTCTATGGATGATTTCTTTGCGAAAAGACCTGTAGACTATACAAAACATGATAAGAGTATTACAGCGAACGATCTGTTTTAA
- a CDS encoding ribonucleoside-diphosphate reductase subunit alpha, translating into MEEQNTNIWWLNEESEQMLNRGYLLKGETVDGAIDRITTAAAKKLYKPELQPAFKEMITKGWISFSSPVWANMGTQRGLPISCFNVHIPDSIEGITHKMGEVIMQTKIGGGTSGYFGELRNRGTAVTDNGKSSGAVSFMKLFDTAMDVVSQGGVRRGAFAAYLDIDHGDIEEFLSIKDIGSPIQNLFTGICVPDYWMQDMIDGDMDKRKIWARVLESRQQKGLPYIFFTDNVNRNKPQVYKDLGLTVNASNLCSEIMLPSTREESFICCLSSMNLELYDEWKDTDAVKLAVYFLDAVLTEFIDKTEGNYYLQGARNFALRHRALGLGALGYHSYLQKNMIPFESFEATQFNARAFKHIKEQAEQASRELANIYGEPELLKGYGLRNTTVMAIAPTTSSSAILGQTSPGIEPFASNYYKAGLAKGNFMRKNKYLAKLLEEKGLDNEETWRTIMLNHGSVQHLAELSEEEKAVFKTFKEISPMEIISQAAQRQQYIDQAQSLNLQIPSTMPVKDVNYLYIEAWKKGVKTLYYQRSSSVSKEMMVNFVSCSSCEA; encoded by the coding sequence ATGGAGGAACAAAACACAAATATATGGTGGCTCAACGAGGAGTCTGAGCAAATGCTGAACAGAGGGTATCTGTTAAAAGGGGAAACTGTAGATGGGGCAATTGACAGAATTACAACTGCTGCTGCCAAAAAATTATATAAACCGGAATTACAGCCGGCTTTCAAGGAAATGATCACTAAAGGGTGGATCAGTTTCTCTTCTCCGGTTTGGGCTAATATGGGAACTCAAAGAGGTCTTCCTATCTCTTGTTTCAACGTTCACATTCCAGACAGTATTGAAGGGATTACCCACAAAATGGGTGAGGTCATCATGCAGACAAAAATTGGAGGTGGAACTTCTGGATATTTCGGGGAGCTTCGTAACCGAGGAACTGCAGTGACTGATAATGGAAAATCTTCAGGAGCTGTTTCTTTCATGAAATTGTTTGATACTGCAATGGACGTGGTTTCACAGGGAGGAGTAAGAAGAGGAGCTTTTGCTGCATATTTGGATATCGACCATGGAGATATTGAAGAATTTTTATCAATCAAAGATATCGGAAGCCCGATCCAGAATTTATTTACAGGAATCTGTGTTCCGGATTACTGGATGCAGGACATGATCGATGGTGATATGGATAAGCGTAAGATCTGGGCAAGAGTTTTAGAAAGCCGTCAGCAAAAAGGTCTTCCTTATATTTTCTTTACAGACAATGTAAATAGAAATAAGCCACAAGTTTACAAAGATTTAGGATTAACTGTAAACGCAAGTAATCTTTGTTCTGAAATCATGCTTCCTTCGACAAGAGAGGAATCATTTATCTGCTGTTTATCTTCCATGAACTTAGAATTGTATGATGAGTGGAAAGATACGGATGCTGTAAAATTAGCTGTTTATTTCTTAGATGCTGTTTTAACTGAATTTATTGACAAAACAGAAGGAAACTATTATCTGCAGGGAGCGAGAAATTTTGCATTGCGTCATAGAGCTCTTGGGCTAGGTGCTTTAGGATATCATTCTTATTTACAGAAAAACATGATTCCGTTTGAAAGTTTCGAGGCTACTCAGTTCAATGCAAGAGCTTTTAAACATATTAAAGAACAAGCAGAACAGGCTTCAAGAGAATTAGCTAATATCTATGGAGAACCTGAATTATTGAAAGGTTACGGGTTGAGAAATACTACGGTAATGGCTATCGCTCCTACCACTTCAAGTTCAGCTATTTTAGGACAAACTTCTCCTGGAATTGAGCCTTTTGCATCTAACTATTACAAAGCTGGTTTGGCTAAAGGAAACTTTATGCGTAAGAACAAGTATCTGGCAAAATTATTAGAAGAAAAAGGACTTGATAATGAAGAGACATGGAGAACTATTATGTTGAACCATGGTTCTGTTCAGCATTTAGCTGAGTTGTCTGAAGAAGAAAAAGCAGTATTCAAAACATTCAAGGAGATCTCTCCAATGGAAATTATTTCTCAGGCTGCTCAAAGACAACAGTATATTGACCAGGCACAATCATTAAACTTACAGATTCCATCTACAATGCCTGTAAAAGATGTCAACTACCTGTACATCGAGGCATGGAAAAAAGGAGTAAAAACTTTATATTATCAAAGAAGCTCATCAGTATCTAAAGAAATGATGGTGAACTTTGTGTCTTGTTCAAGCTGCGAAGCTTAG